The genomic stretch ATGCAACTTTACCCAGATAGAGTCGAATGTTAGGTCTGGTTTAATGTTGTAGAAACCAGCTTCAATTACTGGATATGGTATTGAATCATTACCAACAACCCTGAATTCTGAACCACTTTGTGTTAGTGAGCTAGTAGAAAAGTTATTTAGTCTCAATGAGATAACAGAGTCATTACAGAATATTTTTTTGATGGTATCAATAGTATTTACACCTCCAAAGGCTGTGCTCACCATTCCCATAGGTGCTGCGGACTCTACATAGTAGGTTACCTCCCGCATTGCGGATCCGACCTGAAACCATCCCCAAGCCGGATCTAGTCTATACTCAACAGCTTCCACTACCACTGAATATATTCCTGCTTGTGTAAAAATCATTCCAGAGCCAAACAGTGACTGCGATGGCAAGGGTTGGCCAGAACTAAAACCGTTTGCATAAGTTGCGTTAACTCCATTGGAATCCTTAGCTGAAACCAGCCGGAACCAAACCGAATCATTATTTGGATCCACCGCATACATTCCCGTATTCCATACTGGGGAGTTCATGTAAAATTTAAACCTTGGATAACTATAAAACTGTGGAGATGTGTTAGGTCCAAAGGTTGTATTAAGCTTTGCATCAAGGTAAAAAGCTGTATTTTCTGAATTCACTAAATTGTCAATTAAACTGTCCCTACAGCACTGTTGGTAAGAAAACACATAGTCAGTACACCCTCCAGGAAGTGCTACAGTATCTCTGTAATAAAATGCCAAAAGAGGGATACTGTCGGATGTTAAGCTATCTCCACAGTTTACACCGGAAGCAAACCACACCCCACTCGACACGGTATGAAAACTTCCAGGAATGAAAGGTTTCATTGATAATGTATCGTTGCCAAAACAAGAAGATGTGAGGATTACCTCTACTGGTTGA from Owenweeksia hongkongensis DSM 17368 encodes the following:
- a CDS encoding T9SS type A sorting domain-containing protein; amino-acid sequence: MFSYQLALAGGPMGGEISYKYVNGIADYEVTLVLYQTASANLANQPVEVILTSSCFGNDTLSMKPFIPGSFHTVSSGVWFASGVNCGDSLTSDSIPLLAFYYRDTVALPGGCTDYVFSYQQCCRDSLIDNLVNSENTAFYLDAKLNTTFGPNTSPQFYSYPRFKFYMNSPVWNTGMYAVDPNNDSVWFRLVSAKDSNGVNATYANGFSSGQPLPSQSLFGSGMIFTQAGIYSVVVEAVEYRLDPAWGWFQVGSAMREVTYYVESAAPMGMVSTAFGGVNTIDTIKKIFCNDSVISLRLNNFSTSSLTQSGSEFRVVGNDSIPYPVIEAGFYNIKPDLTFDSIWVKLHRPVMANDTLLITLKKGTDGNTLINYCGIEFPDSDNGVLIAGDCQFTGLLETLNSNTFSVYPNPTKDKITVELEEGETPELITLFDIQGRELKSVIPQSYKTEIDISKLSKGMYLLEVKSDGLQQTRLVQKL